The Rhizobium leguminosarum nucleotide sequence GCCTGTGTCAGGAATTATCCGTTCGATTCATTCGGAACGGAGTATTCGGTCCCCTGTGACGATCGGCTTTGCGCATGCGGAATTGATTGCGGTGCTCGTCGCGGTGACGGGGGACGAACCGCGCGTCATGACCATCCGCTCCGGCAATGCGCTGCCGTCAGGCCCCTTCGAGATGGGGCATCGCACCCTGCAATCGGGCCTGCGCGAATGGGTTCAAGAGCAGACGGAACATCCTGTCGGCTATCTCGAACAGCTCTATACCTTCGCCGACCGCGACCGGAACAACGACATCCCAGGCGGACGGACGATCTCGATCAGCTATCTCGGCCTCGTCAACGAGCAGTCGGGCGCCGGCCGGCCGGGATGGCACGGCTGGTACGAATATTTCCCCTGGGAAGACCATCGACAGGGCCGGCCGGCCGTGCTTGACGAGATCATGGCGCGTCTGAGGAGTTGGGCCGATGCCGATCCGGCAAGGCGTGACCATCGCCATCGCCGGGCGGATTTCACCTTCGGCCTCGACGGCGGCGGCTGGAACGAGGATCTGGCCCTGCAGCGCTACGAACTGCTTTACGAAGCAAGGCTCGTCTCGGAAGCCGGATGCGGGGCGGAGGCCAATCTCGGCCGCGCAATGTTTGCCGATCACCGCCGTATTCTCGCAACCGGAATCGCCCGGCTGCGCGCCAAGATCAAATACCGCCCCGTCGTCTTTGAGCTGATGCCGGAGAGTTTTACCCTGTTGAGGCTCCAGCGCACCATCGAAGCCTTGGCGGGGCTGACGCTGCACAAGCAGAACTTCCGCCGCCTCATCGAACAGCAGGAACTGGTCGAGGAAACCGGCGGCACCGAAAGCGAAACCGGCGGCCGGCCGGCCAAGCTTTTCCGCTTTCGCCACACCGTGCTCGAAGAACGGGCGCTGGCAGGAACGAAATTACCGCTCTCCCGCAATTGACATATGC carries:
- a CDS encoding NUDIX hydrolase, whose product is MGSAAKALPLHWLPSRPVSGIIRSIHSERSIRSPVTIGFAHAELIAVLVAVTGDEPRVMTIRSGNALPSGPFEMGHRTLQSGLREWVQEQTEHPVGYLEQLYTFADRDRNNDIPGGRTISISYLGLVNEQSGAGRPGWHGWYEYFPWEDHRQGRPAVLDEIMARLRSWADADPARRDHRHRRADFTFGLDGGGWNEDLALQRYELLYEARLVSEAGCGAEANLGRAMFADHRRILATGIARLRAKIKYRPVVFELMPESFTLLRLQRTIEALAGLTLHKQNFRRLIEQQELVEETGGTESETGGRPAKLFRFRHTVLEERALAGTKLPLSRN